The following is a genomic window from Geobacillus subterraneus.
AGGATTATCCCGCATTCAACAAGCTGAACAACAAACGGCGCCGCTGTCGTTTACGGTCGCTTGTCATTACGGCGACTATGCGGATCCGGCAGGGGAGATCCCGCTTTGCGAGGAGGTGCTGCAACCGAAGCAGACGTGTGAAGGCGCGGATGAGTTCACCGCCATCATTGCCACTTCTCCGCCGCTTGATGAGACCGCTCCCATTGACTTGTGGAACGATGTCGGATTGATCGTTTTTACGTCGGGGACGACCGGTCGGCCGAAAGGAGCGATGCTCCCGTATGGCAGTGCGCTCTTTAAGACAGCGGCGTCCGCGCAGGCGAACCGGCTGACGGAAAAACGCGAACAGCTTATGGCCCATTCCCCGCTTTGCCATATTGCCGGCATGGTGATGGGACTGAATATGCCGGTGTACACCGGCCATCCGTGCGTATTATTCACCCGCTTCGACCCGCTGGCAACGATCAAAGCCATCGAAACGTACAAAGTCACGGCATGGTACAGCATCGCTCCGATGAACGCGGCCATCCTGCAGGCGCTCTCTTCTGTCAATGCGGATTTATCGAGCCTAAAACGCAACTTAGCGACAAGCTTCGGCCTGCCGGTGACGAAAGACCTTGCCGAGCGGTGGGCGGAAGCGGCCGGCGGCTGCCTGTTGTACGAAGCCGCCTACGGGCTGAGCGAGACGCATACGTGTGACACGTTCATGCCGGATGACCGTGTGAAATTTGGCTCGTGCGGCATCCCAACGTATGAGACGGACATTCGCATCGTGGATCCGGAAACGAAACAAGAGCTCGGGCCCGGACAGTCGGGGGAAATTGTCGTCAAAAATCCGGGGGTTTTTAAAGGCTACTTCCGCCGCGCTGATGCGACGAACGAGACGCTGAAAGATGGGTGGGTGTACACTGGCGATATCGGGTATGTCGATGAAGACGGCTATTTGTATTTCCAAGGACGGCTGAAAGAGATGATCAAAGTGTCCGGCTACAGCGTCTTTCCGGAAGACGTCGAGGCGTTGTTGAACGAGCATCCAGCCATTAGACAATGTGCGGTCATCGGCGTGCCTGACCCGATGAAAGGGGAAGTGCCGAAAGCGTTTGTTGTTCTTCACGATTCGTACAAAGGAAAGGTGGCGTCGTCGGACTTGATCGAATGGTCGAAAACGAATATGGCGGCGTTCAAGTATCCGCGTTATATCGAGTTCATGGATGAATTGCCGGCGACGCCGTCAGGTAAAGTATTGAGAAAGCTGCTGCCACGGGAATAACATAGCGGCGGAGGTTGGCGCGAGCCGCCCCGCCTTTTCCGAAAAAAGGGGGATTATGATGGGGAGTTTGCGGCAATTAACAGACGAACTGATGGCGAAAAAAGCACGCGCCGCGTTGGGCGGCGGCGCGGAGAACATCGCTAAGCAGCACGAGAAAGGGTTGCTAACTGCTAGAGAGCGGATCGACAGGCTTGTGGATGCAGGAACCTTTATCGAGTTTGGACGGCTGAACGCGTCCGACCAGCCCGCCTTGGCAGAAACAACGTATGGAGACGGGCTTGTCGCCGGCATCGGCAAAGTGAATGGCCGCCCGGCGGTCATTATTGCCGGGGATAAAACGGTGCTCGCGGGAACAGAGGGGAGCGTTCATTTGCGCAAGTCGCGGCAGATGCATGCATTGGCTGTGCGCAATGGCTTGCCGATGTTTTTCCTCCATGAAGGCGGCGGGTTGCGCATGCCGGACGGGATGGGGTCGGACGGAATCAGCGATAAACTGTTTCCACGCGAGCTGCTCACCCACCACCGGCAAGTGCCGACGATGGCGGCAATTTTGGGAGACAGCTACGGCGGTCCGACATGGACGGCGGTGAGTTGCGATTTTGTCACGCAGCTGAAGGGGACATGCATGGCGATCGTGGGGCCGCGTATGCTCGAATTGGCGAATGGGCAGCGCGTCGCGCCGGATGAGCTCGGCGGCGTAGACATCCACCATCAATATACCGGACAGATTGACGCCGATGGCGAGACGGAGGCAGAATGCATCGAGCAACTGAAACGATTTTTTTCATACATGCCGCAAAATGCGAACGAGCGGCCGCCGATGCGGAAGACGGACGATGATCCATACCGGATGGTGGAGGAAGTGTTTTCGATTTTGCCGGACAGACAGAGCCGTGTCTATGATATGCGGCGAATCATCACCTGCCTTGTCGATGATGGCGATTATTTTGAGTATCAGAAACAATTTGGCAAAGCGCTGATCACCACCTTGGCACATTTGAACGGCCATGTCGTCGGCATCATCGCCAATCAGCCCAATCAATATGCAGGAGCGCCTGGGCCGCAGGAATGCCAAAAGGCGACGGAATTTATTTGTTTGTGCGACTCGTATCATATTCCGCTTATTTTTTTGCATGACACGCCGGGGTTTCGCGTCAGCGTCGAGGCGGAAAAAGCGAAAATGGCGACGAAAATCATGGTGTGGAATCAGGCGCTGGCACTAACCACCGTCCCGAAAATCTCGGTTGTCATCCGCAAAAGCATCGGGGCGGCGTACGGCAATATGTGCGGGCCGGGTATGGGAGGAGATGTGGTCGTCGCTTGGCCGAGCGCGGAAATCAATTTCACCGGTCCGGAAGTTGGAGTGAATGTTGTATACGGCCGCGAGCTTGAACGCGCCGACAACCCGCATGAGCGGCGTCAAGAGTTGCTTAAGCAGTGGTCGTTTGACAGCTCGCCGTATGAGGCGGCGCGCAAACATTTGATCGACGATGTCATCCATCCAGCAAAGACGCGGAAATTCCTTTGCCAGACACTTGAATATTTGCTTACATCCAAGCGCGAAAAAAGCGAGCGCTTGCTCGCCGCTTGGCCGACGGGGTTTTAACGGAAGTCAGTGGGAAGCCAAGCCCTACGTTACCATGGACTCGGGGGCGCCTAGTTGTGCGCGCTCCTTTCCACTGATATCTACGTGGGAAAACGAGAAAAGACGTTGACAGTCGAATGGAAATGAAATATTCTTTAATTAATAGCGAATCGTTTATCCGATATTTAGATGTTTTTCTAAATATCTAACTATATACGTATATATGTATGAAAACCTGTCACATTGGCGCATAAGAGGCAACGACAAATGAAAGCTCTCCCGGTGGCTTCCAACTCCTTAAGATGCATCCAAAATCGTTCACAAGGTGGGATTACCATTGTCGTTCAACGAGGCGTTTAAAGCGATTGCTGATCCGACGCGCCGAAAAATTTTAACGTTGCTGCGAACGGGGGATTTGACGGCAGGGGAAATCGCTTCGCACTTTGATATGCAAAAACCGAGCGTATCGCATCATTTGAAAATTCTAAAGCAGGCTGATTTGGTGCAAGACCGGCGTGAGGGACAGCATATCTACTACTCTCTGAACACGACAGTGTTTCAAGATTTGCTTCGCTGGTTTTACGATTTTGTCGAAAAGGGGGAGAGACATGATGAACGTTAGCCGGCTGACGATCGTGTTGACGGTTCTCGCTTATTTCTTGAGTGTGGCCGCCCTTCCGTATTTGCCGGATCAAGTGGCGATCCATTGGAACGCATCAGGGGAAGCTGATGGCTTCAGCAGCAAATGGTTTGGCGCGTTGCTGCTGCCCGTTCTCATGACGGTGTTCACGCTTTTAATGGCGGTCTTGCCGAAGCTCGACCCGAAAAGAGAAAACTACGCCCGCTTTCAAAAAAGCTATCGTATTGTCAATGCGGCGCTTTCCTGCTTTTTCTTGGCGCTGCATGCCGTGACATTGGCGTACAACCTTGGATTTTCCATCGATGTTGGGGCGGCCGTGCCGCTTGCCATCGGCGGTCTGTTTCTTGTCATCGGAAATTATATGCCGAAAATCAAACACAATTATTTCATCGGCATTCGCACACCGTGGACATTAGCGAGTGAGACGGTTTGGCATAAAACGCACCGTCTTGGCGGCAAAGTATTTACCGCGATGGGGATTTTGTCGATGCTCACCGCGTTTTGGCGCGGAGAGATGAGGGCTGTTTTGTTTCTCGTCATCATCGTTGTCGGCAATTTGTATCTCATCGTTCGATCGTTTCTTTATGAGCAGCAAGAACAGCGCAACCGTTCATAAATAAGCGGGAGGGGGAGAGGACGTGGGAATGATCGGTGCGGCGGTGCAGCTCTCCATTTCATTGTTTGTTCCAGTTGGTCTCGCATGGTACGGAAGAAAAAAAGGATGGCTTTCGTGGAAAGCGCTCGGCATCGGAGCGCTGATGTTTTTCGTGTTTTCACAAGTGTTGGAAAAAGCGCTTCACATCGCTGTCCTTGAACCAGGACGGCCGGCGCTGAAAGGGACGGACAGCGTTTGGCTCTTTGTGTTGTACGCCGCGCTGGCCGCCGGTGTGTTTGAGGAAATCGGCCGTTATGTCGGGTTTCGCTGGCTGTTGAAACAAAACCGGACGTATGGCGACGGCCTGTCATTCGGGCTTGGGCACGGCGGGGTGGAAGCGATGCTGCTTGGCGTGTTTGGCGCTGTGAACGCGATTGTGCTTCTGAGTTTGATTCAATCAGGCGCCTTCGACAAAACGATCGCCCCGTCGCTCCCGGCAGGCCAGGCGGAGCTGATCAAGGAACAAGTGCTGCACACGCCGTTGGCAATGTACGTGTTGGGCGGCTTTGAACGGCTGTTTGCTTTGGCGGTGCATGTGGCGCTGTCGCTCCTTGTTTTGCTTGGCGTGCGCCAGCGGCAGTTCCGTTATGTCCTGTACGCGATTTTGCTTCACGCGGCGATGGACGTCTTGCCGGCGCTCTATCAAGCGAAAGTGGTCAAAAACATTTGGGTGGTCGAGGGAGTGCTGCTCATTTGGGCGGTTGCGGCGGTTTCGTTCATCCGCCGGATCAAACCGGCATTCGCACAGGGGGGAGAGGAACGATGATTCGGATCAAACGGCTTGATCATGTGCAAATTTGTATTCCATTTGGCGCTGAAGATGAGGCGCGGGCGTTTTATACGGATGTGCTCGGTTTTCAGGAAATCGAAAAACCTGAGTCGCTGAAGGCAAACGGTGGGCTTTGGTACAAAGTCGGCGATATCGAGCTCCATATTGGAGCAGAAAACCGCGACGGCTACAACAGCAAAAGCCACCCGGCGTTTGAAGTGGAAGATGTCGAAGCCGCGCGCCGTTATTTGGAATCACAAGGCGTCGTGACGCAAGATGAAAAACCGATCCCAGGGGTGAAGCGTTTTTCCTTTCGCGATCCGTTTCACAACCGGATCGAGTTGTTGGAAAAAGTGTAAGATCGTTTAGTCATCCATTAGATCGGGCAGTGTTTTGCTCCTTCGCGATAGTAACCGCTTGTCATTCAGGGCATGCTAGAGACGAAGGAGGGAATCGCGATGGAGAGAAAAGCGAACAACAAGCGCAGCGACAAATCTGTCCGCACCGCTGATGCCCGGACGGCAGGCCGCGCGTCGATGAGGGAACAAGCTGTGCAAGACGCCTATAAAACGCGGGAAGAGGTAACGGCTGATTAACAAAAAAGCGGGAGAAAGGACGATTCCTTCTCCCGCTTTTTTGTGGTTACGAATGCTCTTCTAAGCTGGCGACCGGCACGCTTTGTTTTTGATTCGGATTGTCAAGCGGATGGATGGTTGCCATCCCTTTTTGCTGATCGACATGCTCAATGTAAATGCGCTGGCCGTTGTACGTGACATTCGCCATCACTGGCGATGAGGCGATTTCTTGCGCCCGACGAGCATCCATTTTCAGCACCTCCTTAGTTCGCAAGATGAACGGAAATAGGGACGTTTCAGACAGATATAGTATGACTTTTTGAGGGACGGGCTATGCATAAAGAGAAAAAAGGACCGACGCAGCAGTCACTGACTTATATAAATAAACATTGTTCTAAATAATCAATTAAACAAACTGTACAGACGGTACTAGTGAATTAGCGGATTATTTTGTAAACTTTATTTTATAAATAGTTTACATATAGGGGGATGAAGATGAAAACAGAGATTTGTTTCGAGTTGAACAAACTAGAGCAAAAAGCGCAAAAACGCCAGCTGTGCCGAGCGGAGGCATCAGGCGCTTCGGTCATCCTAAACGGAAAGCCGATGTTGAATTTAGCGTCCAATAATTATTTGGGGTTAGCGGATGACCAACGGCTCATTGAAGCGGGCTGCGAGGCGATGCAAAGGTACGGGGCTGGGGCGGGGGCATCGCGGCTCGTCGTCGGCAACCATCCGCTGTACGAACGGGCCGAAGCTGCGCTGAAACAGTGGAAACAAGCGGAGGCTGCGCTCATTTTCAACAGCGGTTATACCGCGAATATCGGTGTGCTGACGGCGCTGATTCGCCGCGATGATCTCGTCTTTAGTGACGAGTGGAACCATGCAAGCTTAATTGACGGGATTCGCCTGAGCAAAGCCGCCTGTTTCCGCTATCGGCATAATGACGTCGATCAGTTGGAAGCATTATTAAGGCAATCTCCGCCGGGCAAACGAAAATGGATCGTCACCGATGCTGTCTTCAGCATGGATGGCGATCTGGCGCCATTATCGGAGCTTGTCGAGCTGAAACGGCGCTACCGCGCGATGTTGGTTGTCGATGAAGCGCACAGCGGCGGGGTGTTTGGACCAAACGGCGAAGGGCTGCTTTGTCATTTCGGGCTTGAGAAGGAAGAAAATGTGATCGCCATCGGCACCTTCAGCAAAGCGCTCGGCAGCTTCGGGGCGTATGTAACTGGCGAGCCGTGGCTGATCGACTACTTGATAAACAGCGCCCGCAGCTTCATTTTTACGACCGCCTTGCCGCCCGCTGTCCTTGCGGCCAATGAAGCGGCCATTCATATCGTCCAATCCGAGCCGGAGCGGCGCGGGCGTCTGCATGCCTTAAGTGAACGGTTCCGCACGAAACTGACACAGCTCGGCTTTGGCACCGGCGGCAGCGAGACGCCGATCGTTCCCGTGATCGTCGGTCCGAACGACCAAGCTGTGGCGATGAGCGAGTTGCTGCAGGAAGCGGACATTGCCGCCATCGCCATCCGGCCGCCGACCGTCCCTGAGGGAACGGCGCGCATTCGCTTTTCCGTCACCGCCGCCATGACGGCAGAAGACGTTGATATGGCCGTTGACCGTATCGCTTGGGCAGGAAGGCAGATCGGGTTGATTTCCTAGGGGAAAACAGCGTCACGAGGAGGAAACGCGTGAGAGAACAAAAAAACCAGCCGGGCGTTTTCCGGCTGGTCTCCTTCGATCGATCGGGATGACAGGATTTGAACCTGCGACCCCACGCACCCCATGCGTGTGCTCTACCAAGCTGAGCTACATCCCGAAGAGGTTGGTCAGACATACTTCATTATACAAGAAAAACAGGATAAGATCAATGGCTAATTTTCCATGAAGTCAGAAAAGGATGCCGTTGAAAGGCCATCGGCATCCGACGAGGCTTCGTCTGTCAGCCATGGATTAACCGTGCTCTGAAACGGGGGGGGGATGCCATCGATCGGGCCATTCGCTCCAACTGTTTGCGAATCTGGCCGCGGCACACTCCGCTGTGGTAACAGCCGACCGTCTCGATGCCAAAATCAAGCAACTTTCGGACAGACCGTCTCGCTTCGTCCATATCGGGCGTTTCCTGTTTTCTACACGCCTTGGAACACGAGCGCTGTGTCAATCGTTCCGATGACAGAATCGAACATTTCGCCACAGGCGATGATCGTTTCGGCGTATCGATCATGTTCGAGTGTGCACTGACGGATCGTTTTGTTGTAGGGGTCGGCGATCCAGTATTCTTCCACTCCGTAGGCGCAGTACAAATCTTTTTTCAGCGTCACATCGATTTTGTAGGTTGACGGGCTGACAACTTCGATGACAATGAGCGGCCGCCCCTTATAGCCGCCGATGATTTTTTCCGGCCGTTCGCAATAGACAGCGACATCCGGCTGGATAAACTCGTTCATCACGTTTCCGTTCTTTTCGAGTTTCACGGATAAGTTGGAAATCGGTTGGCATGGGCTTTTTCCTTTGATCATGGAAACAAGATTGTCGCAAACGATTTGATGTTCCCATGACGGGGACGGGGACATATTGATGGCTTCTTGCATGCTCCTCACCTCTTTATTCATTATACTTGAAACCGTTCTCCCTTGCCTACAACAAGGTTGTTAGAGAAAGACGATGGATGTCTATGTGCTCGAAGAAGGGAGATTCCGCCATCAAGGGATGTATGTTCGCGATGAGACGATTCCTGTCCGCCCCTTTCCCGGATTTGCAATCGATTTGAAAAACGTGTTTGCGGAGGAAGAACAAGAAAAAACAGATGCCGTTCAAACAACAGGCTAAGGACATCTTGAGAGGAGCGGGGCCGTTGTTTGCCGGCGGCCCCGCTTGGCGAGGGCAAAGCGAACCTATCGGTAATTGCTGCTGTTTGAACCGTTTGGGCATAGAAACGGAAAAAACAGGCGATACTAACGATCGGTGATGAATGTGTACAATCAAGAAGAACTGGCCCGCTTTGTCGAAGAAGCGAAGCAGTACGCCCGCTACGGAAAAGTGGCTGACTACATCCCCGCCTTAGGCAAGGCGAACCCAAGTGAGCTGTCGATCGCCATTTACACGCCGGACGACGAAGTGGTAAGCGCCGGCGATGTAACGGTGAAAGTGACGCTGCAAAGCATTTCCAAAATTCTTGCCTTGGCCCTTGTGTTGATGGATCACGGAGAAGATGACGTGTTCCGCAAAGTCGGCATGGAGCCGACAGGAGACCCGTTCAACTCGATCGCCAAGCTCGAGGAAGTGCAGCCGGCCAAACCGCTTAACCCGATGATTAACGCCGGGGCATTGGCGGTGACGCACATGATCCGCGGCCGTTCGGTCGAAGAGCGGCTCGGGCGGCTGTTGGCGTTCGTGCGCCGATTGGCAGGCAACGAACAGATTACGTATTCAAAAGAAGTGGCTCAATCGGAGTTTGAAACCGCGTTTTTAAACCGGTCGCTTTGCTATTTTTTAAAGCAGCACGGCATTATTGATGAAGACGTCGAAGAGTTGATGGACTTGTACACGAAGCAATGCGCCATTGAGATGACATGCATCGATTTGGCGCGCATTGGCTTAGTATTCGCGCTTGACGGGCGCGACCCGCATTCGGGTGAGCCGCTCATGCCGCTTGATGTCGCCCGCATTTGCAAAACGTTCATGGTCACGTGCGGCATGTACAATGCATCCGGGGAGTTTGCGATCAAAATCGGCATCCCCGCTAAAAGCGGCGTCTCGGGCGGCATTCTCGCCGCCGTCCCTGGGCGGTGCGGCATCGGCATTTTCGGCCCGGCGCTCGATGAGAAAGGGAACAGTCTCACCGGGATCAAGCTGCTTGAGCGGCTGTCCAAAACGTATTCATTAAGCATTTTTGGAGGAGGGAATGACAGTGAAAACATTTACGGTCCAGTTTCACCGTGAAGATGATGTGGAAGCGATGAACGTCGGCAAGTTGAGCCAAGACGAATTTGACAAAGCGACCGAAGGCGGAACGCGGCATTTGTTTGATCTTGACACGAACATCGGCTATTTTGTCTTTTTTGACGCTGAAGACAACGAAGGGAATGTGTCCTACTTAATGCTTCAGTATGAGGAGGACAACGAAGACCCGAGCGCGTGCTACAGCTTCGAGCTAAAAGATTTTTACGAGTTTATGGCGCTCTATTTGAACGACCTCGAATTCGCCGACGAAGAAGAAATGGCTGAAGACGGCGAGGAAGAATATGGCCCGATCCACCATTTGGCGCATTTGCTTTACCATGTCGTTGAGGAAGGGAGGACGGTGGAGGTGTGAGATGGCGATCCCGGACGGAACAGTCCGGGAGTTTTTATTGATACGACTATGAAAGATAAGTGACACTCCTCCACTTATCAACTCCACCGTTTAGAAGATGGCTACCTAGACATAAGCTTTTCGCTGCTAACATTGCCTTGTTCTCGAGTAGAGGTGAGGGGACTAGCCTGTTACATTATTACAGCCGTTTAGAAACAAGAAATCATAAATAACCGTTCTATCCGCCACTTCTCATTCATATGTTAGTGACAAGTATGAGGCCAAACCGTTGTGAAGACCCGAGCGGTTATGTCTCGTGATTTTCGATGATAGTTCGCCTGAAATATACTGAAAATTGCAAAAAATTGATCAGCGAATCGTTTTTCCGTTGCTTGAAAGGGGGTGGGGATGGGTTGACTCTTTTTGAACATGAAACGAAAGGGGGATTTCATTGCGTTTTGACCGACCTTTTGAAGGGTATGCCGTAGGCGAGCGCTATCGGTCGCGTGGGCGGACGATTACCGAGGCCGATATTGTGCAGTTTGCCGGCGTTTCCGGTGATTTTTATCCGCTGCATACGGACCGAGAATATGCGAGGCAGACACGGTTTGGCGAACGGATCGCCCACGGGATGCTGACAATGTCGGCAGCGACTGGGCTATGGATGATGGAGCCGGGATGTGTGCTCGCTTTTTACGGCATCGACGCGCTCCGCTTCGTCCGCCCGGTGAAAATCGGCGATACGATTTACGTTGAATCGGAAGTGAGGCAGTTGACTGAGCGGGGCGAGACAGCGGGGCTTGTCACGGTGCATCAACAAGTCGTCAACCAACACGGTGAGACGGTCATCGATGCGGTTGTGCATGTGCTTGTGGCGCGGGAAGGAAAGAGGTGAACAGCGGTCGGGGCGCTGCTTTGGAAGCCGTCGTGAAAGAGAAAGATGGTTTTTGTAAGCGCTAACATTAAAGGGTAATCGGCTAGAGCTGCTTCAGCTATTATTCATTCGTTTTTCCGCGGTTTCACATATGATGAAAGGGGTGTTGGCAGCAGTGACAACGACGATGGATGCGGCGGAATTAAAACGCCAAAAAAGGCGGGCCGCGATTTCGAGTGTGGTCGGCACGACGATTGAATGGTATGATTTCTTCCTTTACGGGACGATGGCCGCGCTTGTGTTTCCGCAGCTCTTTTTCCCGCAAAGCGACCCGTACGTAGCGCTTATGCAGTCGTTTACAACGTTCGCCTTAGGGTTTGTCGCCCGGCCGGTCGGGGCTGCGATTTTCGGCCATTTCGGCGATAAAATCGGCCGGAAGGCGACGTTGGTCGCCACTTTGTTGTTGATGGGGCTGGCGACGGCGTTGATCGGTTTGATGCCAACGTACGAACAAATCGGCTTATGGGCCCCAGTCTTGGTGACCATACTCCGTCTCATTCAAGGCATCGGAGTCGGCGGAGAATGGGGCGGCGCCATTTTGATTGCGATGGAGTGGGAAGAAGGAAAACGGCGCGGATTGATGGCTTCGCTGCCGCAGATGGGCGTGCCGTTTGGGCTGTTGTCCTCTTCGCTCGTGACGACATTAATGCTCGCGACTGGCGGTGACAGCTTTTATGCGTGGGGGTGGCGTGTGCCGTTTCTGCTTAGTTTCCTGTTGATTGCCGTCGGCCTATATATCCGGCTGAAAGTGCTCGAATCGCCGCTGTTCCAAGAAGCGATGAAAAAACAAGAAACGAGCAAGATGCCGGTCGGCGAGGTTCTCGCCAAACATCCGCGTGAAATTCTTTGGTCCGCGCTCGCACGGGTGATCGAAAACGGGTCGTTCTATATTTTTGTTACGTTTATCGTCAGCTACGGAACGACATTTTTGAAAATGGACAAAAGCATTTTCGTCAATGCGACGATTA
Proteins encoded in this region:
- a CDS encoding AMP-binding protein gives rise to the protein MNKTRPYWPSGLPKKLRYVLGEQPLYHYLRHRGEREENEPAYIFYNKVVTWGTLLDHVRRFARYLQEKGVRKGSYVALYMQNCPQYIIAHFAIQQLGGVVVPLNPMYRESELAYFFAEVPLVGIIAGEEGLSRIQQAEQQTAPLSFTVACHYGDYADPAGEIPLCEEVLQPKQTCEGADEFTAIIATSPPLDETAPIDLWNDVGLIVFTSGTTGRPKGAMLPYGSALFKTAASAQANRLTEKREQLMAHSPLCHIAGMVMGLNMPVYTGHPCVLFTRFDPLATIKAIETYKVTAWYSIAPMNAAILQALSSVNADLSSLKRNLATSFGLPVTKDLAERWAEAAGGCLLYEAAYGLSETHTCDTFMPDDRVKFGSCGIPTYETDIRIVDPETKQELGPGQSGEIVVKNPGVFKGYFRRADATNETLKDGWVYTGDIGYVDEDGYLYFQGRLKEMIKVSGYSVFPEDVEALLNEHPAIRQCAVIGVPDPMKGEVPKAFVVLHDSYKGKVASSDLIEWSKTNMAAFKYPRYIEFMDELPATPSGKVLRKLLPRE
- a CDS encoding acyl-CoA carboxylase subunit beta — protein: MGSLRQLTDELMAKKARAALGGGAENIAKQHEKGLLTARERIDRLVDAGTFIEFGRLNASDQPALAETTYGDGLVAGIGKVNGRPAVIIAGDKTVLAGTEGSVHLRKSRQMHALAVRNGLPMFFLHEGGGLRMPDGMGSDGISDKLFPRELLTHHRQVPTMAAILGDSYGGPTWTAVSCDFVTQLKGTCMAIVGPRMLELANGQRVAPDELGGVDIHHQYTGQIDADGETEAECIEQLKRFFSYMPQNANERPPMRKTDDDPYRMVEEVFSILPDRQSRVYDMRRIITCLVDDGDYFEYQKQFGKALITTLAHLNGHVVGIIANQPNQYAGAPGPQECQKATEFICLCDSYHIPLIFLHDTPGFRVSVEAEKAKMATKIMVWNQALALTTVPKISVVIRKSIGAAYGNMCGPGMGGDVVVAWPSAEINFTGPEVGVNVVYGRELERADNPHERRQELLKQWSFDSSPYEAARKHLIDDVIHPAKTRKFLCQTLEYLLTSKREKSERLLAAWPTGF
- a CDS encoding autorepressor SdpR family transcription factor codes for the protein MSFNEAFKAIADPTRRKILTLLRTGDLTAGEIASHFDMQKPSVSHHLKILKQADLVQDRREGQHIYYSLNTTVFQDLLRWFYDFVEKGERHDER
- a CDS encoding SdpI family protein, producing the protein MMNVSRLTIVLTVLAYFLSVAALPYLPDQVAIHWNASGEADGFSSKWFGALLLPVLMTVFTLLMAVLPKLDPKRENYARFQKSYRIVNAALSCFFLALHAVTLAYNLGFSIDVGAAVPLAIGGLFLVIGNYMPKIKHNYFIGIRTPWTLASETVWHKTHRLGGKVFTAMGILSMLTAFWRGEMRAVLFLVIIVVGNLYLIVRSFLYEQQEQRNRS
- a CDS encoding YhfC family intramembrane metalloprotease yields the protein MGMIGAAVQLSISLFVPVGLAWYGRKKGWLSWKALGIGALMFFVFSQVLEKALHIAVLEPGRPALKGTDSVWLFVLYAALAAGVFEEIGRYVGFRWLLKQNRTYGDGLSFGLGHGGVEAMLLGVFGAVNAIVLLSLIQSGAFDKTIAPSLPAGQAELIKEQVLHTPLAMYVLGGFERLFALAVHVALSLLVLLGVRQRQFRYVLYAILLHAAMDVLPALYQAKVVKNIWVVEGVLLIWAVAAVSFIRRIKPAFAQGGEER
- a CDS encoding VOC family protein encodes the protein MIRIKRLDHVQICIPFGAEDEARAFYTDVLGFQEIEKPESLKANGGLWYKVGDIELHIGAENRDGYNSKSHPAFEVEDVEAARRYLESQGVVTQDEKPIPGVKRFSFRDPFHNRIELLEKV
- a CDS encoding small acid-soluble spore protein H, whose translation is MDARRAQEIASSPVMANVTYNGQRIYIEHVDQQKGMATIHPLDNPNQKQSVPVASLEEHS
- the bioF gene encoding 8-amino-7-oxononanoate synthase, which produces MKTEICFELNKLEQKAQKRQLCRAEASGASVILNGKPMLNLASNNYLGLADDQRLIEAGCEAMQRYGAGAGASRLVVGNHPLYERAEAALKQWKQAEAALIFNSGYTANIGVLTALIRRDDLVFSDEWNHASLIDGIRLSKAACFRYRHNDVDQLEALLRQSPPGKRKWIVTDAVFSMDGDLAPLSELVELKRRYRAMLVVDEAHSGGVFGPNGEGLLCHFGLEKEENVIAIGTFSKALGSFGAYVTGEPWLIDYLINSARSFIFTTALPPAVLAANEAAIHIVQSEPERRGRLHALSERFRTKLTQLGFGTGGSETPIVPVIVGPNDQAVAMSELLQEADIAAIAIRPPTVPEGTARIRFSVTAAMTAEDVDMAVDRIAWAGRQIGLIS
- a CDS encoding Uma2 family endonuclease, whose product is MQEAINMSPSPSWEHQIVCDNLVSMIKGKSPCQPISNLSVKLEKNGNVMNEFIQPDVAVYCERPEKIIGGYKGRPLIVIEVVSPSTYKIDVTLKKDLYCAYGVEEYWIADPYNKTIRQCTLEHDRYAETIIACGEMFDSVIGTIDTALVFQGV
- the glsA gene encoding glutaminase A yields the protein MNVYNQEELARFVEEAKQYARYGKVADYIPALGKANPSELSIAIYTPDDEVVSAGDVTVKVTLQSISKILALALVLMDHGEDDVFRKVGMEPTGDPFNSIAKLEEVQPAKPLNPMINAGALAVTHMIRGRSVEERLGRLLAFVRRLAGNEQITYSKEVAQSEFETAFLNRSLCYFLKQHGIIDEDVEELMDLYTKQCAIEMTCIDLARIGLVFALDGRDPHSGEPLMPLDVARICKTFMVTCGMYNASGEFAIKIGIPAKSGVSGGILAAVPGRCGIGIFGPALDEKGNSLTGIKLLERLSKTYSLSIFGGGNDSENIYGPVSP
- a CDS encoding MaoC/PaaZ C-terminal domain-containing protein; the encoded protein is MRFDRPFEGYAVGERYRSRGRTITEADIVQFAGVSGDFYPLHTDREYARQTRFGERIAHGMLTMSAATGLWMMEPGCVLAFYGIDALRFVRPVKIGDTIYVESEVRQLTERGETAGLVTVHQQVVNQHGETVIDAVVHVLVAREGKR
- a CDS encoding MFS transporter, which codes for MKGVLAAVTTTMDAAELKRQKRRAAISSVVGTTIEWYDFFLYGTMAALVFPQLFFPQSDPYVALMQSFTTFALGFVARPVGAAIFGHFGDKIGRKATLVATLLLMGLATALIGLMPTYEQIGLWAPVLVTILRLIQGIGVGGEWGGAILIAMEWEEGKRRGLMASLPQMGVPFGLLSSSLVTTLMLATGGDSFYAWGWRVPFLLSFLLIAVGLYIRLKVLESPLFQEAMKKQETSKMPVGEVLAKHPREILWSALARVIENGSFYIFVTFIVSYGTTFLKMDKSIFVNATIIAAIINALSIVYSGHLSDRWGRRRVYMTGVILLMLWAFPYYWLVNTKSVGLIMLATIIAMVFHGMLYGPQAAMIAENFPTRLRYSGASLGYQLASIIAGGPAPLVSTWLLHKYGSATAISFYIVVMGLISLAGVKMLQDRARQALD